The nucleotide sequence AAATCGTAGGTAGGGACGCTAGTAATAGTTTTATCAAAATTTTCTATTTTTGCGGAAGTTAAATTGATCTCAATAACTGTTCCTTCTATATTATACTTAGGAATCCTAATCCAATCCCCAACTTTTATCATTTTTGTAGATGCCATTTGTACTCCTGAAACAAATCCTAATATTGTATCTCTGAAAACTAATATAACAAAAGCTGTTATAGCGCCTAAACTTGTTAAAACATTAATAAGATCATTTTTAGTAAGAATAGCGATAATAACCAATACGCAAAATATTATGGATATAATCTTAAGTAATTGTGAAAAAGAACGAACTGCTATCGTTTGATGGTTATTTTCACTTGTAGCTATTCTCATAATAGAATTTACTACTCGAATTAAAAATTGTAGAACAATTAGAACAAATAATATATCAAATACTTTTTCTAAATAAATAACAATCGTATGATAATTTTTAAAAAATGGTTCAATTAATATCAAACCAATAGATAGTGGAAAAAAATGTGCTAAACTATCAAAAACTTTATTTTCATATAAAATGTTATCCCAAACAAAATGAGTAGAACTTACTATTCTTCTGCCTATAAAACGTACCCCTCTATTAAAAATAAATTCTAAAATTATTAGAATAATAGCGAAAAATAATATTTTCCCAATTATAATAAGAGTTATAGCGCCCCATCTTTTTAGATCTAAATTATGTAATAAATTCATGAATTTTTTGGATTTGAAAAATAATTGTTTTTACTTTTTCAAAAAAAAGTTTTATAACAAACACATAACTAAAATTCTTACTTAAAGAGTGTTTTTTTTGA is from Blattabacterium cuenoti and encodes:
- a CDS encoding mechanosensitive ion channel family protein codes for the protein MNLLHNLDLKRWGAITLIIIGKILFFAIILIILEFIFNRGVRFIGRRIVSSTHFVWDNILYENKVFDSLAHFFPLSIGLILIEPFFKNYHTIVIYLEKVFDILFVLIVLQFLIRVVNSIMRIATSENNHQTIAVRSFSQLLKIISIIFCVLVIIAILTKNDLINVLTSLGAITAFVILVFRDTILGFVSGVQMASTKMIKVGDWIRIPKYNIEGTVIEINLTSAKIENFDKTITSVPTYDLISTAVTNFEFMRQKNIRRIKRSILFNIQSFHFCNSDMLKKFQHVYLIKNYIQKKQKEIDLFNKEKNIDVSININGRRLTNIGLFRQYALEYLSQHPKISQSETLMVRHLEPTPYGLPVELYCFTNTSESIKYEQIQASVFDHLLTVSKEFNLEITQVTKKEVLKKW